The following proteins are encoded in a genomic region of Roseofilum casamattae BLCC-M143:
- a CDS encoding M23 family metallopeptidase, producing the protein MATASSWSSASFPVEDFVQYTSPFGARAGGFHYGLDLAAPYGSYIRSWWTGTVVEVWEDNRCGTGIAIESGGWEHIYCHVQGRVGKHQGRAYFVDQGGGIVLWEGQTVQSGDRIARIGMTGRTSGPHLHWGLRYGGQWVNPGIILTAMSQSRYAGQ; encoded by the coding sequence ATGGCGACGGCCAGCAGTTGGAGTAGTGCCTCCTTTCCCGTCGAAGACTTCGTGCAATATACCTCTCCCTTCGGCGCTCGTGCCGGTGGTTTTCATTACGGCTTAGATCTGGCCGCTCCTTATGGCAGTTATATTCGCAGTTGGTGGACGGGAACCGTCGTCGAAGTTTGGGAAGACAACCGCTGCGGAACGGGTATTGCGATCGAGTCTGGAGGCTGGGAACATATCTACTGCCACGTCCAAGGACGGGTTGGCAAACATCAAGGTCGTGCTTACTTTGTAGACCAAGGCGGTGGCATCGTTCTCTGGGAAGGCCAAACCGTGCAATCTGGCGATCGCATTGCTCGAATCGGCATGACCGGACGAACCAGCGGCCCTCACTTGCATTGGGGCTTGCGCTATGGAGGACAGTGGGTCAATCCCGGAATTATTCTAACCGCCATGTCTCAGTCCCGTTATGCCGGACAATAA